Proteins encoded together in one Pseudomonas oryzicola window:
- a CDS encoding ester cyclase, with amino-acid sequence MMTGPEDYALRAANAFNQRDVQGLLALVDEDFVYLDGMTRQTGREAMRAREMALFSAFPDAQVALTPFMVSDDRLAVTAVLTGTFSAPLWLPAGVIVPAHGRRVCVQYAAHFTFRNGLAVRETVFFDSATLQPSAEQAEG; translated from the coding sequence ATGATGACTGGCCCCGAGGACTATGCCCTGCGTGCCGCCAACGCCTTCAACCAGCGCGATGTGCAAGGGCTGCTGGCATTGGTTGATGAAGACTTCGTTTACCTGGATGGCATGACCAGGCAAACCGGACGTGAAGCGATGCGTGCCCGCGAGATGGCGCTGTTCAGCGCATTCCCTGATGCCCAGGTGGCCCTGACCCCCTTCATGGTCTCGGACGATCGGCTGGCAGTGACTGCCGTCCTGACCGGCACCTTCAGCGCCCCACTGTGGCTGCCAGCAGGGGTGATCGTTCCGGCCCACGGGCGTCGGGTCTGCGTGCAGTATGCGGCCCACTTCACCTTCAGAAACGGCCTGGCGGTTCGCGAAACGGTATTTTTCGACAGCGCCACGTTGCAGCCGTCTGCCGAACAGGCCGAGGGTTGA
- a CDS encoding DUF5064 family protein, whose amino-acid sequence MAQYHPGHVHIERTALNKNDHSYDLNIEYEAASDPKEGRGIQFHMHGSIEGKPVEEKFFLAKDQVLPSFLMVLSRKAQSYLAPPKKFESLGSPHKLYDHMFSDIREKLDVKSGDPIKPEHLE is encoded by the coding sequence ATGGCCCAGTACCACCCCGGTCATGTACACATCGAGCGCACCGCGCTGAACAAGAACGACCACAGCTATGACCTGAACATCGAATACGAGGCAGCGTCGGACCCCAAGGAAGGCAGAGGCATCCAGTTTCACATGCATGGCAGCATCGAGGGCAAGCCAGTGGAAGAAAAGTTCTTCCTGGCCAAGGACCAGGTGCTACCCAGTTTTCTCATGGTCCTGAGCCGCAAGGCCCAGTCATACTTGGCGCCGCCGAAAAAATTCGAAAGCCTGGGTTCGCCGCACAAACTCTACGACCATATGTTCTCGGATATTCGCGAAAAACTCGATGTGAAGTCGGGCGACCCGATCAAGCCTGAACATCTGGAGTGA
- a CDS encoding SDR family oxidoreductase, protein MHDVFVTGATGLLGNNLVRELVARGYMVKGLVRSSAKGQQQFADLPEVELVEGDMADVDAFAASLHGCDTVFHTAAFFRDNYKGGSHWQALEQINVSGTRRLLEQAYQAGIRRFVHTSSIAVLDGAPGTSIDETCLRAEANADDYYRSKILADRVVAAFLQAHPDMHACMVLPGWMWGPGDIGPTSAGQLVNDVVQGKLPGLIPGSFSVVDARDVALAQIAAATQGRSGERYLAAGRHMTMAELVPIVSRLAGVRAPKRHLPLPLLFCLAAVQEMYARFTGKPILLSLATLRLLVRENDRTRFNHSKSEQALGLSFRALELTVADTVAWYRDHGWFAEHGSLTEQESQ, encoded by the coding sequence ATGCACGATGTATTCGTTACCGGTGCAACCGGCCTGCTGGGCAACAACCTGGTGCGTGAACTGGTCGCACGTGGCTACATGGTCAAAGGGCTGGTGCGCTCCAGCGCAAAGGGCCAACAGCAGTTCGCTGACCTGCCCGAAGTGGAGCTGGTTGAAGGCGACATGGCCGATGTCGACGCTTTTGCGGCGTCGCTGCATGGCTGCGATACGGTATTCCATACGGCAGCGTTCTTTCGGGACAACTACAAAGGCGGCAGCCATTGGCAAGCGCTTGAGCAGATCAATGTGAGCGGTACCCGCCGCCTGCTGGAACAGGCCTACCAGGCCGGCATCCGACGGTTCGTTCATACCTCGTCCATCGCTGTGCTTGACGGGGCACCTGGCACGTCGATCGATGAGACATGCCTGCGGGCCGAAGCCAATGCCGATGATTACTACCGCAGCAAGATCCTCGCCGACCGCGTGGTAGCTGCGTTTCTCCAAGCCCACCCCGACATGCACGCCTGCATGGTGCTTCCAGGCTGGATGTGGGGCCCGGGCGACATCGGCCCTACGTCGGCCGGGCAACTGGTCAACGATGTGGTGCAAGGCAAACTGCCTGGCTTGATCCCGGGTAGTTTCTCGGTGGTGGACGCCCGCGATGTGGCTTTGGCGCAGATTGCCGCGGCCACACAAGGACGCAGCGGTGAACGCTACCTGGCCGCCGGGCGGCATATGACCATGGCCGAACTGGTACCGATAGTGAGCCGTCTGGCCGGCGTACGGGCGCCGAAACGGCATTTGCCATTGCCGTTGTTGTTCTGCCTGGCCGCAGTCCAGGAAATGTATGCGCGGTTCACCGGCAAGCCCATCCTGCTAAGCTTGGCCACGCTGCGCCTGCTGGTCCGGGAAAACGACCGTACGCGTTTCAACCACAGCAAAAGCGAACAGGCGCTTGGCCTGAGTTTCAGGGCACTGGAGCTGACTGTCGCCGATACCGTGGCGTGGTATCGAGACCACGGCTGGTTTGCAGAACACGGCTCGCTCACGGAACAGGAAAGCCAATAA
- a CDS encoding LysR family transcriptional regulator, which produces MALQENWDDLRLLLAVARRGSFLRAGELLGIAASTVSRRLTQLEAALGEPLVERGVEGCRLTSRGQSLVEVALAAEAGLRRQTRTGAAELSCELSGTVQVSAGDGFSTCVLEAAKRFTCLHPACSVELTVTADFHKIARGVADIAVRTVHLGEPSLIYRPIGRLGYGVFAAAGYLQGCPDVTPATAVNIGLLPPLDALPQLRAAKAGGLDRAPIRVSSFTAQLESVRRGMGVAVLPRILANDLIELFPELRLPDMDVYMVTRPQALKQAHIKECFAILEQVLQEALGAG; this is translated from the coding sequence ATGGCATTGCAAGAAAACTGGGATGATCTTCGGTTGCTGCTGGCAGTAGCGCGGCGTGGCAGCTTTCTTCGTGCAGGCGAATTGCTGGGAATCGCGGCGTCGACCGTGTCGCGTCGCCTGACCCAGCTTGAGGCCGCGTTGGGCGAACCGCTCGTCGAGCGGGGGGTAGAAGGTTGCCGGCTGACCTCACGGGGCCAATCGCTGGTCGAAGTAGCCCTGGCAGCGGAAGCTGGCCTGCGCCGGCAAACGCGTACCGGCGCAGCCGAGCTGTCTTGCGAACTTTCTGGCACCGTCCAGGTGAGCGCGGGTGACGGCTTCTCGACTTGCGTGCTGGAGGCGGCCAAGCGCTTTACCTGCCTGCACCCGGCTTGTTCAGTGGAACTGACCGTGACCGCCGACTTTCACAAGATCGCCCGCGGGGTGGCGGACATTGCCGTGCGCACGGTCCACCTGGGCGAGCCCTCACTGATCTATCGGCCCATAGGGCGGCTTGGCTATGGCGTGTTCGCCGCTGCTGGTTATCTGCAGGGGTGTCCGGACGTTACTCCGGCGACGGCGGTCAATATCGGCCTGCTGCCGCCGCTGGACGCACTACCGCAACTGCGTGCGGCAAAGGCAGGGGGGCTGGACCGGGCGCCGATACGCGTGAGTTCGTTCACCGCACAACTCGAATCGGTGAGACGGGGCATGGGGGTTGCCGTACTGCCGAGGATACTGGCGAACGACCTGATCGAGCTGTTCCCGGAGCTGCGTCTGCCAGACATGGATGTGTACATGGTTACCCGCCCTCAGGCCCTGAAGCAGGCCCACATAAAGGAGTGTTTTGCAATCCTTGAGCAGGTGCTGCAGGAGGCTCTGGGAGCGGGCTGA
- a CDS encoding sigma-54-dependent transcriptional regulator, with protein MRIHVSFIDRVGITQEVLALLGARNLNLDAVEMVPPNVYIDAPTLSPAVLEELHDALFEVQGVQSVDVVDILPGQRRHLQLDALLAAMSDPVLAVDSAGKVLLANPALIELCGRESAGRSVGELFGDPALLQALQDNNFHLPMREMQLNGQSLLLDATPITNAGGLLTLYPPTRMGERLSALHHDHAEGFDALLGESPAIRTLKARALRVATLDAPLLVHGETGTGKELVARACHAISSRHAAPFLALNCAALPESLAESELFGYAPGAFTGAQRGGKPGLMELANQGTVFLDEIGEMSPYLQAKLLRFLSDGSFRRVGGDREVKVDVRIISATHRDLQRMVADGSFREDLFYRLNVLNLQVPPLRDRGQDILMLAHFFMQQACTQIQRPPCRLAPATHAALLANPWPGNVRQLQNVIFRAAAICEGNLVDIGDLDIAGTSVARGQDGEVTSLERAVADFERELLQRLYTSYPSTRQLAGRLQTSHTAIAQRLRKYGIPGKA; from the coding sequence ATGCGCATCCACGTCAGCTTCATCGACCGCGTCGGCATCACCCAGGAAGTCCTTGCCCTGCTCGGTGCCCGCAACCTCAACCTGGACGCAGTGGAGATGGTCCCGCCGAACGTCTACATCGACGCACCCACCCTCAGCCCCGCCGTGCTCGAAGAACTGCACGACGCGCTGTTCGAGGTACAGGGCGTGCAATCGGTGGATGTAGTCGACATCCTTCCCGGCCAACGCCGCCACCTGCAGCTCGATGCGCTGCTGGCGGCAATGAGCGATCCGGTACTGGCCGTGGACAGTGCCGGCAAGGTGCTGTTGGCCAACCCGGCGTTGATCGAACTGTGCGGCCGCGAATCCGCAGGGCGCTCGGTGGGCGAGCTGTTCGGCGACCCGGCACTGCTGCAGGCGCTGCAGGACAACAACTTTCATCTGCCCATGCGCGAGATGCAGCTCAATGGGCAGAGCCTGCTGCTGGACGCCACGCCGATCACCAATGCCGGCGGCCTGCTGACGCTGTACCCGCCCACGCGCATGGGCGAACGCCTGTCGGCCCTGCACCACGATCATGCCGAGGGCTTCGATGCCTTGCTCGGCGAGTCGCCGGCCATTCGTACCCTCAAGGCCCGCGCCCTGCGTGTGGCGACGCTCGATGCGCCGCTGCTGGTGCATGGTGAAACCGGTACCGGCAAAGAGCTGGTAGCCCGCGCCTGCCACGCCATCAGCAGCCGCCACGCGGCGCCTTTCCTGGCCCTGAATTGCGCCGCACTGCCCGAGAGCCTGGCCGAAAGCGAACTGTTCGGCTACGCCCCGGGCGCTTTCACCGGCGCGCAACGAGGTGGCAAGCCCGGGCTGATGGAGCTGGCCAACCAGGGCACGGTGTTTCTCGATGAAATCGGCGAAATGTCCCCGTACCTGCAAGCCAAGCTGCTGCGTTTTCTCAGCGATGGCAGCTTCCGCCGGGTAGGCGGCGACCGCGAAGTGAAGGTGGATGTACGCATCATCAGCGCCACCCACCGTGACCTGCAACGCATGGTCGCCGACGGCAGCTTCCGTGAAGACCTGTTCTACCGCCTCAACGTGCTCAACCTGCAGGTACCGCCGCTGCGCGACCGAGGCCAGGATATCCTGATGCTGGCGCATTTCTTCATGCAACAGGCCTGCACGCAAATCCAGCGTCCGCCCTGCCGGCTGGCCCCGGCGACCCATGCCGCACTGCTGGCCAACCCTTGGCCAGGCAACGTGCGCCAGTTGCAGAACGTGATTTTCCGCGCTGCCGCCATCTGCGAGGGCAATCTGGTGGATATCGGCGACCTGGATATCGCCGGCACTTCGGTGGCACGTGGCCAGGATGGCGAAGTGACCAGCCTGGAGCGGGCCGTGGCCGATTTCGAGCGCGAGTTGCTGCAACGCCTTTACACCAGCTACCCATCGACACGGCAACTGGCCGGGCGCTTGCAAACCTCGCACACCGCCATTGCCCAGCGCCTGCGTAAATATGGAATACCGGGCAAGGCTTGA